The bacterium genome has a window encoding:
- a CDS encoding potassium-transporting ATPase subunit KdpA, with protein sequence FLAGLMVGRTPEYLGKKIEAYDVKVSALAVLLLIFDIMAFTAWAVVGKWGLAGLNNAGPHGFSEILYAFSSATANNGSAFAGLTANTYWYNTTLAIAMMIGRFFFIVPVLALAGNLAKKKIVPESGGSFPVSGVTFVLLLVGTVLIVGVLSFFPALSVGPIVEHFLMVHSNVVF encoded by the coding sequence TGTTTCTTGCGGGGCTGATGGTGGGCCGGACGCCGGAGTACCTGGGGAAGAAGATCGAGGCGTACGACGTGAAGGTCAGCGCGCTCGCCGTGCTCCTGCTCATCTTCGACATCATGGCCTTCACGGCATGGGCGGTGGTCGGCAAATGGGGCCTCGCCGGGTTGAACAACGCGGGGCCGCACGGGTTCAGCGAGATCCTGTACGCCTTCTCCTCGGCCACGGCCAACAACGGGAGCGCTTTCGCAGGGCTGACCGCCAACACCTACTGGTACAATACGACCCTGGCCATCGCCATGATGATCGGCCGGTTCTTCTTCATCGTACCCGTCCTCGCACTGGCCGGGAACCTGGCGAAGAAGAAGATCGTCCCGGAGAGCGGCGGATCCTTCCCCGTCTCCGGGGTGACGTTCGTCCTTCTGCTGGTGGGCACGGTCCTGATCGTCGGCGTCCTGTCGTTCTTCCCGGCGCTTTCCGTGGGGCCCATCGTCGAGCATTTCCTGATGGTCCATTCCAACGTCGTCTTCTAG